DNA from Geobacillus vulcani PSS1:
CAAGTTTGAAGAATTGTCGGCCCACCTCGTCGAGCGGACGATGGGACCGGTTCGCCAGGCGTTGCAAGACGCCGGCTTGACGCCAGCGGATATTGATAAAGTCATTTTGGTCGGCGGTTCGACGCGCATTCCGGCCGTCCAAGAAGCGATCAAGCGCGAACTTGGCAAAGAGCCGCACAAAGGCGTCAACCCGGATGAAGTCGTGGCGATCGGTGCGGCCATCCAAGGCGGGGTGATCGCCGGCGAAGTGAAGGATGTCGTCTTGCTCGACGTCACGCCGCTGTCGCTTGGCATCGAGACAATGGGCGGCGTGTTTACGAAGCTGATCGAACGGAATACAACGATTCCGACAAGCAAATCGCAAGTGTTCACAACGGCAGCCGACAACCAGACGACGGTTGACATTCACGTCTTGCAAGGCGAGCGCCCGATGGCGGCGGACAATAAATCGCTCGGCCGCTTCCAGCTGACCGGCATTCCGCCGGCGCCGCGCGGCGTGCCGCAGATTGAAGTGACGTTTGATATTGACGCCAACGGCATCGTTCACGTGCGCGCCAAAGATTTAGGAACGAACAAAGAGCAGTCGATTACGATCAAATCGTCGTCCGGCCTGTCGGAAGAAGAAATTCAGCGCATGATTAAAGAAGCGGAAGAAAATGCCGAAGCCGACCGGAAGCGGAAAGAAGCCGCCGAGTTGCGCAACGAAGCCGACCAGCTCATTTTCATGACTGAAAAAACGATCAAAGAGGTCGAAGGAAAAGTCAGCGCCGATGACATCAAGAAGGCGCAAGAGGCGAAAGATGCGTTGAAAGCAGCGCTTGAGAAAAATGACATCGAGGACATCCGCAAGAAAAAGGATGCGCTGCAAGAAGCGGTGCAACAACTATCGATCAAGCTGTATGAACAAGCGGCGAAACAGGCGCAAAGCGCAGGATCGCAAGCTGGCTCTGCCAATAATAAAGACAATGTGGTGGACGCCGAGTTTGAAGAAGTGAACGACGATAAATAATGCAACCGAAAGTCAAAGTCAGGCCTGCCTTGGCTTTGACTTTTTTTCTAGCATTGACATATTGCCTTGCTGCAGAGGGAAATGATAAAATTAAATTTATGTGAGTGAATCGGGAGTGGATGATCAACGATGGCGAAGCGCGATTATTACGAGATTCTCGGCGTCAGTAAAAACGCGACGAAAGACGAGATCAAAAAAGCGTATCGAAAGCTTTCGAAGCAGT
Protein-coding regions in this window:
- the dnaK gene encoding molecular chaperone DnaK, with the protein product MSKIIGIDLGTTNSCVAVLEGGEVKVIPNPEGNRTTPSVVAFKNGERLVGEVAKRQAITNPNTIISIKRHMGTDYKVEIEGKQYTPQEISAIILQYLKSYAEDYLGEPVTRAVITVPAYFNDAQRQATKDAGRIAGLQVERIINEPTAAALAYGLDKEEDQTILVYDLGGGTFDVSILELGDGVFEVKATAGDNHLGGDDFDQVIIDYLVNQFKQEHGIDLSKDKMALQRLKDAAEKAKKELSGVTQTQISLPFISANENGPLHLETTLTRAKFEELSAHLVERTMGPVRQALQDAGLTPADIDKVILVGGSTRIPAVQEAIKRELGKEPHKGVNPDEVVAIGAAIQGGVIAGEVKDVVLLDVTPLSLGIETMGGVFTKLIERNTTIPTSKSQVFTTAADNQTTVDIHVLQGERPMAADNKSLGRFQLTGIPPAPRGVPQIEVTFDIDANGIVHVRAKDLGTNKEQSITIKSSSGLSEEEIQRMIKEAEENAEADRKRKEAAELRNEADQLIFMTEKTIKEVEGKVSADDIKKAQEAKDALKAALEKNDIEDIRKKKDALQEAVQQLSIKLYEQAAKQAQSAGSQAGSANNKDNVVDAEFEEVNDDK